A genomic window from Microbacterium sp. ET2 includes:
- a CDS encoding DUF6907 domain-containing protein: MSACPVWCTIEAEHEADNHHSMTFYAQAPKNEVSVSVGRWENPGEDERVLSVHMESWEIEADTANLHAEIRREVSELRAIIDDLERKALEFADMVAPKTEVALTA, encoded by the coding sequence ATGAGCGCCTGCCCTGTCTGGTGCACGATCGAAGCCGAGCACGAAGCCGACAACCACCACAGCATGACCTTCTACGCCCAAGCACCGAAGAATGAGGTGTCCGTCAGCGTCGGACGGTGGGAGAACCCCGGTGAGGATGAGCGGGTCCTCAGCGTTCACATGGAGTCCTGGGAGATCGAGGCCGACACCGCGAATTTGCACGCCGAGATCCGACGTGAGGTGAGCGAGCTCCGCGCGATCATCGACGACCTCGAACGCAAAGCGCTGGAGTTCGCCGACATGGTCGCACCGAAGACGGAGGTGGCGTTGACGGCGTGA
- a CDS encoding AAA family ATPase yields the protein MTTAYDRLLDKFRDHGLSVRTTGPNTSSAQAPGHSGADLSVSIRQIDGQVLVHSHSDPTEDVLAALGVTHADLFDSPRGTRYDYPDGRQVHRSPDKRFRQSGNTKGTALYRADRLVDATDICVVEGEKDVHALESLGVVATCTAMGAGKAHKADLTPLYGKTVRIIQDRDEPGSKHAEHLRQLLDGHATVLVYEPAVGKDAADHVAAGKGIADFAAVPLPAITKPSLTEPRPAEQRRHLVAPASGIRTEAQKWFWADRIPTNTVAIFAGRGGEGKTTFAFHLASEVTRGALPGSFQRSPAPVLIWSGEDRWESVIIPRLKAADADLDLVFKLGIESTIDEVSLEVTPNLPDDLPLVRAAINSVGARLVIVDPISSTMRGDLNKEADTRRTLDGLARIAEQTGAVILAIRHFNKGTGNASDKVSGSHAFRDAARAVFLFATDEDTGNRIVSQDKGNYSQHGAGSVAFQLEPVEIATDDGEMASVARVVIVGESEVSVSDIINRTPPTGDDREAHNAATSFLLDYLRSCDAEEAKAASVIKAAREAGFSEHEIKNARARSKTPKVVSRKAAFGGGWVWAIDHGHLTPTEAEQFDSLAASFQGVTEGAEEINFLKHETFDTLVTPSTEPDYCLHGVTFGARCSKCGGTATEPTA from the coding sequence ATGACCACCGCCTACGACCGACTACTCGACAAGTTCCGCGATCACGGGCTATCGGTGAGGACGACGGGTCCGAACACCTCGTCGGCGCAAGCGCCGGGGCATTCGGGCGCCGACCTCAGTGTCAGCATCCGGCAGATCGATGGGCAAGTGCTCGTGCACTCCCACTCCGACCCCACCGAAGACGTGCTCGCCGCGCTAGGCGTGACCCACGCCGACCTGTTCGACTCCCCCCGCGGGACTCGCTACGACTACCCGGACGGGCGGCAGGTTCACCGCTCCCCGGACAAGCGATTCCGGCAATCGGGGAACACAAAGGGGACCGCGCTGTACCGCGCAGACCGCCTCGTTGACGCGACCGACATCTGCGTCGTCGAAGGAGAGAAGGACGTGCACGCTCTCGAATCCCTCGGGGTCGTCGCGACCTGCACCGCGATGGGGGCCGGCAAGGCGCACAAGGCAGACTTGACGCCGCTGTACGGCAAGACGGTACGGATCATCCAGGATCGGGACGAGCCGGGCAGCAAGCACGCCGAACACCTACGTCAGCTTCTCGACGGTCACGCGACAGTGCTCGTCTACGAGCCCGCGGTCGGTAAGGACGCTGCAGACCACGTTGCCGCCGGCAAAGGCATCGCGGACTTCGCGGCGGTGCCGCTCCCCGCGATCACCAAGCCGTCGCTCACTGAACCTCGACCCGCCGAGCAGCGTCGACACCTTGTCGCGCCGGCCAGTGGCATCCGCACCGAAGCGCAGAAATGGTTCTGGGCTGACAGGATCCCGACGAACACGGTTGCGATCTTCGCCGGGCGCGGCGGGGAGGGCAAGACGACCTTCGCGTTTCACCTTGCGTCGGAGGTCACGCGCGGTGCCCTCCCCGGCTCTTTCCAGCGGTCACCCGCACCCGTGCTGATTTGGTCAGGCGAGGACCGATGGGAGAGCGTCATCATCCCGCGCCTGAAAGCAGCCGACGCCGATCTCGACCTCGTGTTCAAGCTCGGCATCGAGTCGACGATCGACGAGGTATCGCTAGAAGTCACGCCGAACCTTCCTGACGACCTTCCTCTCGTCCGCGCTGCCATCAACAGCGTCGGTGCACGGCTGGTGATTGTCGACCCGATCTCGTCGACGATGCGCGGAGACCTGAACAAGGAAGCCGACACCCGCCGCACCCTGGACGGTCTCGCTCGGATCGCCGAGCAGACGGGCGCAGTCATCCTCGCGATCCGGCACTTCAACAAGGGAACCGGCAACGCCAGCGACAAGGTATCTGGTTCGCACGCCTTCCGGGACGCCGCGCGCGCCGTGTTCCTCTTCGCTACCGACGAGGACACCGGCAACCGCATCGTCTCGCAGGACAAGGGCAACTACTCTCAGCACGGCGCCGGATCGGTCGCATTCCAGCTCGAGCCCGTCGAAATTGCCACCGACGACGGCGAGATGGCATCGGTGGCGAGGGTCGTGATCGTCGGCGAGTCCGAGGTGAGCGTGTCAGACATCATCAACCGCACACCACCGACCGGAGACGACCGCGAGGCGCACAACGCGGCCACATCGTTTCTGCTCGACTACCTCCGTTCCTGTGACGCCGAAGAGGCGAAAGCGGCAAGCGTCATCAAAGCAGCGCGAGAGGCCGGCTTCTCCGAGCACGAGATCAAGAACGCGAGGGCTCGCAGCAAGACCCCAAAAGTCGTGTCCCGCAAGGCCGCGTTCGGCGGCGGATGGGTGTGGGCGATCGACCACGGACACCTGACTCCCACCGAGGCCGAGCAGTTCGACAGCTTGGCCGCATCTTTCCAAGGTGTCACCGAAGGTGCCGAAGAAATCAACTTCCTGAAACATGAGACCTTCGACACCTTGGTGACACCTTCGACCGAACCCGACTACTGCCTCCACGGCGTGACATTCGGTGCCAGGTGCAGCAAGTGCGGCGGCACAGCGACGGAACCGACAGCATGA
- a CDS encoding WhiB family transcriptional regulator, which translates to MSRADVAYRVLHDALAEIEAPACTGDDRFLLESHELAPEELQHLGATVCRPCPVRGLCRDYGNAARPPAGVWAGRVYPTPKRRTAKEDQL; encoded by the coding sequence ATGAGCCGCGCCGACGTCGCCTACCGCGTCTTGCACGACGCGCTCGCCGAGATCGAGGCGCCTGCGTGCACGGGTGACGATCGCTTCCTCCTGGAAAGCCACGAGCTGGCGCCAGAGGAGCTACAGCACCTCGGTGCGACTGTCTGCCGCCCGTGCCCGGTCCGTGGCCTCTGCCGCGACTACGGCAACGCCGCCAGACCTCCCGCCGGCGTCTGGGCGGGACGCGTCTACCCGACCCCGAAACGCCGAACGGCGAAGGAGGACCAGCTATGA